The Arachis ipaensis cultivar K30076 chromosome B07, Araip1.1, whole genome shotgun sequence genome includes a window with the following:
- the LOC107609933 gene encoding ultraviolet-B receptor UVR8-like, with protein sequence MGQLGHSSLQYGDKELLPRRVVSLDGIFIKDLVCGGVHTSALTQEGALYARSGGQSGQLGLGPQTGLFSFVTNNSRTFFRNIPVLVVPKGVKLVAYGHSHTLISMRDGKIHGWGYNSYGQVANEKSTYAWYLSPVDWCVGEVRKLAAGGVIHLY encoded by the exons ATGGGCCAGCTTGGACATTCTTCACTCCAGTATGGAGATAAAGAGTTATTGCCAAGAAGGGTGGTTTCCCTTGATGGTATTTTCATAAAGGATTTGGTGTGTGGCGGTGTACACACATCTGCTCTGACTCAGGAAGGGGCACTTTACGCTCGGAGTGGCGGTCAATCCGGGCAATTAGGCCTTGGCCCCCAAACTGGGTTGTTCTCGTTCGTCACTAATAACTCTCGTACATTTTTCCGGAACATCCCAGTTTTGGTTGTTCCAAAAGGTGTGAAGCTTGTCGCCTATGGACATTCCCACACGCTTATTTCAATGAGGGATGGTAAAATTCATGGATGGGGTTACAATAGTTACGGTCAGGTAGCCAACGAGAAATCTACATATGCTTGGTACCTGTCACCTGTTGACTG GTGTGTTGGGGAGGTCCGAAAACTAGCTGCTGGTGGGGTCATTCATCTGTATTGA